From a region of the Sebastes umbrosus isolate fSebUmb1 chromosome 10, fSebUmb1.pri, whole genome shotgun sequence genome:
- the klhdc3 gene encoding kelch domain-containing protein 3 isoform X2: MLRWSVHLEGGPRRVNHAAVAVGHKVYSFGGYCSGEDYETLRQIDVHVFNTVSLRWMKLPPVRTGGHECAREVPYMRYGHTAVLLDEIIYLWGGRNDTEGACNVLYAFDVNTHRWFTPKISGTVPGARDGHSACVLGKKMYIFGGYEQLADCFSNDIHKLDTTAMFWSLINAKGTPARWRDFHSATIIGTKMFVFGGRADRFGPFHSNNEIYCNKIKVFDTDTNSWLSTPSTQPLPDGRRSHSAFSYKGELYIFGGYNARLDQHFNDLWKFNPEAFSWEKVEPKGKGPCPRRRQCCCMVGDRIILFGGTSPCPEQGMGDEFNLMDHSDLYILDFSPNLKTLCKLAVIQYSLETSGLPHDIRWELAAMTTNSNISRPIFSSHG, translated from the exons ATGTTGCGCTGGTCGGTGCACCTAGAAGGAGGGCCGCGGAGAGTCAACCATGCTGCTGTGGCGGTGGGGCACAAGGTGTATTCCTTTGGAGGCTACTGCTCCGGGGAGGACTACGAGACACTCCGTCAGATTGATGTGCATGTCTTCAACACAG TGTCTTTGCGCTGGATGAAGTTACCTCCAGTGAGGACGGGAGGACATGAATGTGCCCGTGAAGTGCCATATATGCGTTATGGCCACACAGCTGTGCTGCTGGATGAAATTATCTACCTCTGGGGTGGGCGTAACGACACAGAGGGGGCCTGCAATGTGCTTTATGCCTTCGATGTCA ACACCCACAGATGGTTCACACCCAAGATTTCGGGGACTGTTCCAGGAGCAAGGGATGGCCACTCGGCCTGCGTCCTGGGgaagaaaatgtatatatttggtGGATACGAGCAGCTG GCCGACTGCTTCTCCAATGACATTCACAAGCTGGACACCACTGCCATGTTTTGGTCATTAATTAATGCCAAA GGCACTCCGGCACGCTGGAGGGACTTCCACTCAGCCACCATCATCGGGACAAAGATGTTTGTGTTTGGAGGGCGAGCCGACCGCTTTGGTCCTTTCCACTCCAACAACGAGATCTACTGCAACAAGATCAAAGTGTTTGACACAGACACCAACAGCTGGCTGAGCACCCCTTCAACACAGCCTTTGCCAGACGGCCGCAGGAGTCATTCAGCAT TTTCCTACAAAGGGGAGCTGTATATATTTGGTGGATACAATGCCCGTCTGGACCAGCACTTCAACGACCTCTGGAAATTCAATCCAG AAGCCTTTTCCTGGGAGAAGGTAGAACCGAAGGGGAAAGGCCCATGTCCGCGGAGACGACAGTGCTGTTGTATGGTTGGAGATCGAATCATCCTCTTTGGAGGAACCAG CCCCTGTCCAGAGCAAGGAATGGGTGATGAATTTAACCTCATGGATCATTCAGACCTGTATATCTTAGACTTCA GCCCTAATTTGAAGACGTTATGCAAACTAGCTGTTATTCAGTACAGTCTGGAAACGTCAGGACTCCCACATGATATCAG
- the klhdc3 gene encoding kelch domain-containing protein 3 isoform X1: MLRWSVHLEGGPRRVNHAAVAVGHKVYSFGGYCSGEDYETLRQIDVHVFNTVSLRWMKLPPVRTGGHECAREVPYMRYGHTAVLLDEIIYLWGGRNDTEGACNVLYAFDVNTHRWFTPKISGTVPGARDGHSACVLGKKMYIFGGYEQLADCFSNDIHKLDTTAMFWSLINAKVKEPAGLHSICGKQWQLILERKGTPARWRDFHSATIIGTKMFVFGGRADRFGPFHSNNEIYCNKIKVFDTDTNSWLSTPSTQPLPDGRRSHSAFSYKGELYIFGGYNARLDQHFNDLWKFNPEAFSWEKVEPKGKGPCPRRRQCCCMVGDRIILFGGTSPCPEQGMGDEFNLMDHSDLYILDFSPNLKTLCKLAVIQYSLETSGLPHDIRWELAAMTTNSNISRPIFSSHG; the protein is encoded by the exons ATGTTGCGCTGGTCGGTGCACCTAGAAGGAGGGCCGCGGAGAGTCAACCATGCTGCTGTGGCGGTGGGGCACAAGGTGTATTCCTTTGGAGGCTACTGCTCCGGGGAGGACTACGAGACACTCCGTCAGATTGATGTGCATGTCTTCAACACAG TGTCTTTGCGCTGGATGAAGTTACCTCCAGTGAGGACGGGAGGACATGAATGTGCCCGTGAAGTGCCATATATGCGTTATGGCCACACAGCTGTGCTGCTGGATGAAATTATCTACCTCTGGGGTGGGCGTAACGACACAGAGGGGGCCTGCAATGTGCTTTATGCCTTCGATGTCA ACACCCACAGATGGTTCACACCCAAGATTTCGGGGACTGTTCCAGGAGCAAGGGATGGCCACTCGGCCTGCGTCCTGGGgaagaaaatgtatatatttggtGGATACGAGCAGCTG GCCGACTGCTTCTCCAATGACATTCACAAGCTGGACACCACTGCCATGTTTTGGTCATTAATTAATGCCAAA GTTAAAGAGCCTGCTGGCCTGCACAGCATTTGTGGAAAACAATGGCAGCTCATTCTTGAAAGGAAG GGCACTCCGGCACGCTGGAGGGACTTCCACTCAGCCACCATCATCGGGACAAAGATGTTTGTGTTTGGAGGGCGAGCCGACCGCTTTGGTCCTTTCCACTCCAACAACGAGATCTACTGCAACAAGATCAAAGTGTTTGACACAGACACCAACAGCTGGCTGAGCACCCCTTCAACACAGCCTTTGCCAGACGGCCGCAGGAGTCATTCAGCAT TTTCCTACAAAGGGGAGCTGTATATATTTGGTGGATACAATGCCCGTCTGGACCAGCACTTCAACGACCTCTGGAAATTCAATCCAG AAGCCTTTTCCTGGGAGAAGGTAGAACCGAAGGGGAAAGGCCCATGTCCGCGGAGACGACAGTGCTGTTGTATGGTTGGAGATCGAATCATCCTCTTTGGAGGAACCAG CCCCTGTCCAGAGCAAGGAATGGGTGATGAATTTAACCTCATGGATCATTCAGACCTGTATATCTTAGACTTCA GCCCTAATTTGAAGACGTTATGCAAACTAGCTGTTATTCAGTACAGTCTGGAAACGTCAGGACTCCCACATGATATCAG
- the klhdc3 gene encoding kelch domain-containing protein 3 isoform X3, which yields MLRWSVHLEGGPRRVNHAAVAVGHKVYSFGGYCSGEDYETLRQIDVHVFNTVSLRWMKLPPVRTGGHECAREVPYMRYGHTAVLLDEIIYLWGGRNDTEGACNVLYAFDVNTHRWFTPKISGTVPGARDGHSACVLGKKMYIFGGYEQLADCFSNDIHKLDTTAMFWSLINAKVKEPAGLHSICGKQWQLILERKGTPARWRDFHSATIIGTKMFVFGGRADRFGPFHSNNEIYCNKIKVFDTDTNSWLSTPSTQPLPDGRRSHSAFSYKGELYIFGGYNARLDQHFNDLWKFNPESHKDNPLLPHCIIVSLVS from the exons ATGTTGCGCTGGTCGGTGCACCTAGAAGGAGGGCCGCGGAGAGTCAACCATGCTGCTGTGGCGGTGGGGCACAAGGTGTATTCCTTTGGAGGCTACTGCTCCGGGGAGGACTACGAGACACTCCGTCAGATTGATGTGCATGTCTTCAACACAG TGTCTTTGCGCTGGATGAAGTTACCTCCAGTGAGGACGGGAGGACATGAATGTGCCCGTGAAGTGCCATATATGCGTTATGGCCACACAGCTGTGCTGCTGGATGAAATTATCTACCTCTGGGGTGGGCGTAACGACACAGAGGGGGCCTGCAATGTGCTTTATGCCTTCGATGTCA ACACCCACAGATGGTTCACACCCAAGATTTCGGGGACTGTTCCAGGAGCAAGGGATGGCCACTCGGCCTGCGTCCTGGGgaagaaaatgtatatatttggtGGATACGAGCAGCTG GCCGACTGCTTCTCCAATGACATTCACAAGCTGGACACCACTGCCATGTTTTGGTCATTAATTAATGCCAAA GTTAAAGAGCCTGCTGGCCTGCACAGCATTTGTGGAAAACAATGGCAGCTCATTCTTGAAAGGAAG GGCACTCCGGCACGCTGGAGGGACTTCCACTCAGCCACCATCATCGGGACAAAGATGTTTGTGTTTGGAGGGCGAGCCGACCGCTTTGGTCCTTTCCACTCCAACAACGAGATCTACTGCAACAAGATCAAAGTGTTTGACACAGACACCAACAGCTGGCTGAGCACCCCTTCAACACAGCCTTTGCCAGACGGCCGCAGGAGTCATTCAGCAT TTTCCTACAAAGGGGAGCTGTATATATTTGGTGGATACAATGCCCGTCTGGACCAGCACTTCAACGACCTCTGGAAATTCAATCCAG AGAGTCATAAAGACaatcctctcctccctcattGCATCATTGTCAGTCTCGTGTCGTGA